Below is a window of Tolypothrix bouteillei VB521301 DNA.
TCTTTTAGCATTGCTTCCAACTTTGTAAGATAACGAATAGTTAATGGTTAATAGCTAATAGCTAATAGCTAATTGTTGATTGCTAATAGCCGTTAGCTATTAGCCCTTCGGGTGCGCCAGTCCCTTACGGCGGGAAACCCGCCTGCAGGGCTGGTCTTACAATTAGCTATTACATTTTTTTCTAATTGTTTGGAAAACTGTTGTGAATAATAGTCAAACCAGTTTTCCCAATAATCTTGTTTTTTTGTTAATTTTGCTAGTAGTTTATTGTAAGTAGCAAACCAGCATTCCCAGTAATCGCTCGTTTCTTGAACGCAACCATCACAGGTTGGACAACCAGCCATACACTGAGGAACAGTATAGGCAGTACCAACACAATTATTGCAGAGATTGGGGTCGATCCAGTGCTGACCATCAACAATCTTGATTGCATTAACAGGACACACAGAGAGACACAGTTTGCAAGAAATGCACTTGCTGGTTATCTTGTAAGACATAACTTTTCCCCTGAATAGTAAGAGACTTCAATTTAAGAAATGGGTACTGGATAATGGGGATGGGTTAGTAGGTAGTGGTTAGTGGTTAGTGGTTATTATTTATTCCACTAACAACTAACAACTAACAATTAACAGCTAACAACTTGCAAGTATTGCTTGTAAAACTCTAGGGCTGCAACTTCGATGGAGTCGTAAGCTTCGTAGACTTGGACGCCGATATTTTGTAACTTTTCTTTAGGACCGTCACCAATTTTGGAAACGAGTACTGCTTTGCAATCAGCAATGGATTGAATGATATTTTCCAGAGTAGCTTTCTCTCCGTAACCACCTTGACAGTAGTGGTCAACTTTGCGATGTCCTACATAGCGAACGGTATGACCGTCAACTTCGTAAACCTGGAATTCCTTCGCATGACCGAAATGTTGGTTAACCAATCCACCACCTTTTGTTGCAACAGCAACTAGGATTTTTGGATTGTTTTGTTGCAAAGACTTGCTATCGGTTGTCTCGACATTTACCTTTGCTCTAGCTGCTTTCAGTTCTGACTTAAACTTCTCAATACCAGCAAGAACTTCTTGGCGCTTTTGCGGATCGTATTCAGGAGTCATCTCCATGAATTTATCCTTGGTAAATTCTAAGCTGCGGTCTTCACCTAATAAACCAACTGCATCTGCACGGCACTGACGGCAATGACGCATCATTTTCATATTACCAGCACAATTATCTTGTACTGCTTTCAATTCTGCGGGTGTAGGACCGCGCTGACCCGTCAAGCCAAAATGAGTGCCGTGCTCTGGTGCAGAAATCAACGGCATAATATTGTGCAGAAACGCACCTTTTTCACGAATAACTTTATTAACTTCTAATAGGTGCTCGTCATTAATTCCCGGAATCATTACCGAGTTAACTTTACACAAAATATCAGCTTCTTTCAGGGCTTGCAGACCTTCCATCTGCTTTTCATGTAAAATTTTAACCCCTTCAATGCCTCTATAACGCTTGCGCTTGTAGTGAACCCAAGGATAAATTTTTGCTCCAATTTCAGGGTCCACCATATTAATGGTGATAGTAACGTGGTCAATATTTAATTGTTTGATCCGGTCAATATATTCAGGAAGCATCAAACCGTTAGTTGACAGGCAAAGCTTGATTTCTGGTGCTTTTTCTGCAATCAACTCAAAGGTACGGAAGGTTTTCTCTGGATTTGCAAGTGGATCGCCAGGACCCGCAATTCCCAATACAGTGAGTTGGGGAATCTTACCTGCAATAACCAAAACTTTGTGTGCTGCTTCCTCTGGGGTAAGTAGTTCGCTGACAACACCAGGGCGGCTTTCGTTTGCACAATCATATTTGCGATTGCAGTAGTTGCACTGAATGTTGCAAGCAGGAGCAACTGCAACGTGCAATCTTGCATAATGGTGATGGGCTTCCTCGCTGTAACAAGGATGGGTTTCGATCCGTTGTTTTAGCTTTTCATCTATTTCCGGAGTTGCACTGGTGCTACCGCATCCACTACCACAACCACTGGATTTAGATTGAGTTGCCTGTTGTGTAATGAGGGGAGTAACGAGTCCTGTTGACTGTGTCATTGAATTTCGCAATCTTTCACATAAAGTCAGGAGTCAAAAGCCAAAAGTCAAAAGTTAAAAGGCAGCCTTTTAATTTTTCAGTTTTAACTTTTAACAGTATTGCCCGTGGCAGATGTTGTCACAACCTATGTGTTAAGGAATGGAAGCCGCGTATTGGACTTACGCCACAAACCCTTGTTTCTTAGCTGGTGTGTGTCAGAGCTTTGAGACTTGGGTCAATTGCGGGTCAATCCGCGACTTCGGTTCACAGGGGCATGGTGCTATCTCATCCCTCCACTCACTCTAGTGCGCCGTTGTTAGCGCATTAAGTGTTGGCGATACTTGATTTATATCAGTCGTTTTCAAGGGGGTAGTGAGTCTGCCTCGGATAGAATTTATTGAATTGATTGGTTTTGTACTCAAAGTTGGAAACCCAAGCCAAGAGAGCATTTCAGGGTTCAAAAAAAAATTTTTCGGATAGGGGTACTAGAATTTTGAGGTTGGGGTTCTAGCATTTATGGAAACGGGGACAAGTATTTCTGTACTCACCCAAAGTTTCTTCCCAGCATCAGTTTCAGGGAAATTTTAACTTGTTTAAAGCTCTTTTACCTTGTACTCAAAGACCGATCGTTCGCACTCAGATCCTTGTCAAAAGGTAGATTCAGAGCTTGGAAACTTGGAGCAACATGGATGTGTTTACTCCAAAGATTTGCGAAATTCAATTCTGTATCTAACCTATCATTTTTTTCCCAGGAAAAATGCAGTTCATATTTTTTTAATCCTGCGTAAATTTTTGTGTCCTCCCATCAAACACCATAATTTCTCACTAAAATTAGACTGCGTACAAGCTCAAGTAGTTGATAATTTGGCTTTTTCTTTACATACAATCTACATCTATTGAGATTTTATCCTAATTAATGGGTTTTAAAAAGTGAAAAAATGCTTTTGGACACAGACTCCCATACAATAGCGGAAACTTTATCATCTTAAGGTCAAGGATTTAAAATTGGGGATGTAGCGAAGCCCGTCCAGTAAAAACACAAAAAACACGCAATTTTTTAGACTAACATTTCCTCTTTCCCGTGCGCTCTCTGTGTCTCTGTGGTTAAATTAATTACTTGTTAATCGCCAAGGCGCAGAGAATGCAGAGAGAAGAATAGAGGTGCGATCGGCAAGCGTTAGTATACACTTTTCCGGACATGGTACGGGAACAGATGGCTTAGCCCTTGAGAATAACTCAGGAGAAACGCAACTAGTCAGCACGGATACACTGGCAAATTTCCCAAAATTTTTCATGGGTAATGCGAGGAATTTTGAGTGCTAGAGTAGCCATAGCTCTTATCTTCCTCTGTATACCTTAGATTTAGGAATGCTGTACAAATATTCTTAGCATAGCTCACTCATGTTAAAATATTGAACCAGTATTTTAGCGATCGCATAGTCTTACAATTGGTAAAAAAGTTATCTTAAGTACATATCGCGAATAATAAAATGTAGAAATTGATAGGGCGATCGGTATTTGGTCATATATGTTGTCTGTAGATAGTGCATTTCAATATACAAGTAACATTCAGTAATAAACCTCAGGTGCAAACAATATTCATCACAAAATATGGTTCAAATTCTTCAAGGCAAAGATGTTACTCTAGTCGATCTCATAGAGAAATTTAATTTGCAACGTTCACAAGATGAACAATTCTTCCGAGAGTGGCAAGATAATTTACCCGATCTGAGCGAAGCCGACAAGCAAACCCTAACTGAAGTCAAAGCAGAATATCTCCATCTTTCCCAGTACACAATTTTAGAACCTGTTGTCAAAATGGTGGTACTATCACCACTCTTGCGTCTTGCAGGTTTTTACAATCCTCTTTTCTACATTGCTTCAGAGATAGAAGTTGAAATCTCTTCAGAAGACCAAGGAACAATTATTAGAGGACGTATCGATATCTTGGTTTTTCAACCTCCATTCTGGGTTCTTGTTATCGAAGCAAAACGAGCAGAATATTCTTTAGTTCTGGCGATTCCCCAAGCATTAGCTTATATGCTGACTAATTTAACTTCAGAAAGACCAGCTTTTGGATTTGTAACAAATGGCAGTGAGTTTAGATTTATTAAACTTGTGCAAGCACAAACCCCTCAATATGCTGTATCAGATTTGTTTGCCTTAGATAGCCGTGATGATATAGATAACGTCGTAAAAATATTAAAGCGTCTAGCTCAACTTGTTTCTCAAAAATAAATTTTCAAATATTATCTGTAGGCTGGGTTGAGGAACGAAACCCAACATATATTATTATTTTGCCATTAAGCTGAACATATCTTCTTAATATCGTGTTGGGTTTCACTTCGTTCAACCGAACCTACGCATACAAAAGCCTACTGTTGATATCGAGTCAAAGTTACAGTACTAGAGCGGGGTCTTGCCACTTTTACATCAGGAGGTACATCAATCTTAAGAGTGATAGACGAAAGTTGAGGATATTTAACAAGTAACATTTTAGCGAGTTCCTTATTAATAATTTCCCAGTAATCAGTTTCATTGGGATAATTTCCTAAAAACTGTTTTATATCTTCCTCCAATTTGAGAAAATCTGGATACTGACCGTTTGCTATACCCTTAACATATTGATAGCGAACATCAATATTTATGTTATGGACAAATCCATGATGTAACATTCTATAATTTTCTAATTTAAAGTTAAAATCCTCTGACATCTCTCTAAGGTTAGCATTAAATTCTACTTTTGGTTGGAATTGACTTTCCTGCGAGTATTCTTTGGTAAAGTCAGAAAAAATTATAAGATTGGATAAAAAACCAACTATTCCAAAATCTAACATTGTTCTTCTTCCGAAAGTAGTAATAGCTTTTTCAAAGTGAATTGATAAAGATATAAATTATGAGTTATACAGGTTTTGAATTTAGAGTTTAGCTAAAAAGCTTGGATTTTAAAGTATTTCAGCCATGGCAAGCGATACTATGCTATCTATTATGTATAATCACCAATTGTTTTTTGACGGATAACTTTCCCTATAATTATCCACGATCGCAATAAAATCAATACGGGGTTATTAAAAAATTTAAGTTGTCAAAAGAATCTCATACTCGTTCTAACTTTAAATAACACTTCATAAGAGGTATCCCATGAAAGCAGCAGTTATCTCCCACTACGGTTCTCCTGAAGTTTTACAGTATGAAGAAGTGGAACTACCAAAGATTCAACCTAATGAATTACTTGTTAAAGTCCGCGCCTCTTGCGTGAATCCCGTTGATTGGAAAATCCGCAAGGGTATGTTGAAGTTTGTCACGGGAAATAAATTCCCCATGATTTTGGGATTTGATTTGTCAGGAGATGTTGTAGAAGTGGGTTCCCAAGTTACACTCTTCAAACCGGGAGATGCAATTTACGGAAATGTAGGCTTGAAGGGAGGGGCTTACGCTGAATTTACAGCTGTTCCGGAAACAAGTGCTGCACTCAAACCAATAAATATGACCTATGAGGAAGCCGCTGCGATACCTGTCGCAGGGCTGACGGCTTTACAATCGTTACGAGACTTGGGCAATATCCAATCAGGACACACTGTCCTCGTTAATGGTGCTTCCGGTGGTGTTGGAACTTATGCAGTACAAATTGCTAAAGCTTTAGGTGCAAAAGTTACCGCTGTTTGCAGTACAAAAAATGTGGATTTGGTAAAGTCTCTAGGAGCAGACAGAATTATTGACTATACACAACAGGATTTCACTCAAGATGCCACGCAGTACGATATTATTTTAGATGCTGTTGCCAAGCAGTCATTTTCTATTTGTAAAAAAGTTCTCAAACCACTTGGAACTTATATAACTACGCTTCCTAGCTTTGAAAGTGTAGTCCAAAATGTATTGACTGTTATCCTTCCCGGTCAAAAAGCTAGGAATATTTTTGCAGTACCCAGAACTCAAGATTTGGCTTACTTGAAAGAATTGAGCGAGGCGGGTAAACTGAGAACTGTAATTGACCGCACATATACTTTACAAGAAATAGCTGCTGCTCATGCATATAGTGAAAGCGATCGCGTTGTGGGTAAAATTGCCATTACGATCGCTTAGCTAAGAGAACCACAGGAATTTTGATATCAAAGAGATCTACCTTGAGTGCA
It encodes the following:
- a CDS encoding 4Fe-4S binding protein, producing MSYKITSKCISCKLCLSVCPVNAIKIVDGQHWIDPNLCNNCVGTAYTVPQCMAGCPTCDGCVQETSDYWECWFATYNKLLAKLTKKQDYWENWFDYYSQQFSKQLEKNVIANCKTSPAGGFPAVRDWRTRRANS
- the nifB gene encoding nitrogenase cofactor biosynthesis protein NifB; this translates as MTQSTGLVTPLITQQATQSKSSGCGSGCGSTSATPEIDEKLKQRIETHPCYSEEAHHHYARLHVAVAPACNIQCNYCNRKYDCANESRPGVVSELLTPEEAAHKVLVIAGKIPQLTVLGIAGPGDPLANPEKTFRTFELIAEKAPEIKLCLSTNGLMLPEYIDRIKQLNIDHVTITINMVDPEIGAKIYPWVHYKRKRYRGIEGVKILHEKQMEGLQALKEADILCKVNSVMIPGINDEHLLEVNKVIREKGAFLHNIMPLISAPEHGTHFGLTGQRGPTPAELKAVQDNCAGNMKMMRHCRQCRADAVGLLGEDRSLEFTKDKFMEMTPEYDPQKRQEVLAGIEKFKSELKAARAKVNVETTDSKSLQQNNPKILVAVATKGGGLVNQHFGHAKEFQVYEVDGHTVRYVGHRKVDHYCQGGYGEKATLENIIQSIADCKAVLVSKIGDGPKEKLQNIGVQVYEAYDSIEVAALEFYKQYLQVVSC
- a CDS encoding type I restriction enzyme HsdR N-terminal domain-containing protein — its product is MVQILQGKDVTLVDLIEKFNLQRSQDEQFFREWQDNLPDLSEADKQTLTEVKAEYLHLSQYTILEPVVKMVVLSPLLRLAGFYNPLFYIASEIEVEISSEDQGTIIRGRIDILVFQPPFWVLVIEAKRAEYSLVLAIPQALAYMLTNLTSERPAFGFVTNGSEFRFIKLVQAQTPQYAVSDLFALDSRDDIDNVVKILKRLAQLVSQK
- a CDS encoding NAD(P)-dependent alcohol dehydrogenase; this translates as MKAAVISHYGSPEVLQYEEVELPKIQPNELLVKVRASCVNPVDWKIRKGMLKFVTGNKFPMILGFDLSGDVVEVGSQVTLFKPGDAIYGNVGLKGGAYAEFTAVPETSAALKPINMTYEEAAAIPVAGLTALQSLRDLGNIQSGHTVLVNGASGGVGTYAVQIAKALGAKVTAVCSTKNVDLVKSLGADRIIDYTQQDFTQDATQYDIILDAVAKQSFSICKKVLKPLGTYITTLPSFESVVQNVLTVILPGQKARNIFAVPRTQDLAYLKELSEAGKLRTVIDRTYTLQEIAAAHAYSESDRVVGKIAITIA